One genomic segment of Amycolatopsis granulosa includes these proteins:
- the gltB gene encoding glutamate synthase large subunit, giving the protein MTRPSVRKPEGLYDAQYEHDACGVAFVADMSGRRSHDIVTKALTALRNLEHRGARGAEPETGDGAGILIQVPDAFFREVVGFDLPEAGHYAVGTAFLPTGETARGRAMSAIEGIAAEEGLRVLGWREVPVDPEHVGPTAATTMPHFAQLFLTSHEGLRTGLDLERAAFCVRKRAEHLLADEDVYFPSLSARTIVYKGMLTEPQVPRFFPDLTDERVTSAIGLVHSRFSTNTFPSWPLAHPYRYVAHNGEINTLRGNRNWMDARESMLATDLIPGDLKRIYPVVTRGASDSASFDEVLELLHLGGRSLPHAVLMMIPEAWENHEEMDPARRAFYEFHSTLMEPWDGPALVSFTDGTQIGAVLDRNGLRPARYWVTEDGLVVLASEVGVLELDQATIVQKGRLEPGRMFLVDTALGRIVDDEEIKGQLAAEHPYDEWVRQGLVRLEELPEREREVPTHASLVRRQQAFGYTEEELDTLLSPMAGTGAEPIGSMGNDSPLATLSSGPRPIFDYFIQLFAQVTNPPLDAIREELVTSLGTQLGAQPNLLEAGGESCRRVVLPFPVLDNDELAKLVHINDDGDLPEFAAVTIHGLYDVHGGGDALVARLEEIRTEVSNAISEGARLIVLSDRGVDADHAAIPSLLLTGAVHHHLVRQKTRTQVGIIAETADAREVHHIALLLGYGAAAVNPYLAMATVEELARDGKIPGVTPQQATRNLIKALGKGVRKTMSKMGVSTVASYTGAQIFEALGLSQDVIDTCFTGTTSRLGGVGFDVLHEEVRQRHARAFPRDGFRAGHRELEIGSDYQWRREGEPHLFNPHTVFKLQHSTRTGRYEVFKEYTNAVDEQSKKLFTLRGLFELKEGVRPPVPIEEVEPVSSIVKRFATGAISYGSISQEMHETLAIAMNRLGGKSNTGEGGEDPERLYDPERRSAVKQVASGRFGVTSEYLVNADDIQIKMAQGAKPGEGGQLPGAKVYPWIARTRHSTPGVGLISPPPHHDIYSIEDLAQLIHDLKNANPAARIHVKLVSEVGVGTVAAGVSKAHADVVLISGHDGGTGASPLSSIKHAGGPWELGLAETQQTLLANRLRDRIVVQTDGQLKTGRDVVIAALLGAEEFGFATAPLVVSGCIMMRVCHLDTCPVGVATQNPKLREKFSGKAEYVVNFFEFIAQEVREYLARLGFRSIEEAVGHAEMLDTRKAVDHWKARGLDLSPIFHVPELEPRAARHQVVAQDHGLEKALDNTLIQLAEGALSSGDKVRLELPVRNVNRTVGTMLGSELTKRWGGEGLPDDTIDVTFTGTAGQSFGAFVPKGITLRLFGDANDYVGKGLSGGRIVVRPPREAKLASEQNIIAGNVIGYGATSGQIFLRGRVGERFCVRNSGALAVVEGVGDHGCEYMTGGRVVVLGPTGRNFAAGMSGGIAYVLDLSPLRVNPEMVDVDPLDDEDVEFLRDAVEAHFVETESPLARTLLADWEATVTRFGKVMPKDYKRVLAAQAEAERDGRDVNEAIMEAAHG; this is encoded by the coding sequence GTGACCCGCCCCAGTGTTCGCAAGCCGGAAGGCTTGTACGACGCGCAATACGAGCACGATGCCTGCGGTGTCGCGTTCGTCGCCGACATGTCCGGCCGACGCAGCCACGACATCGTGACCAAGGCCCTCACGGCCCTGCGCAACCTGGAACACCGTGGCGCCAGAGGAGCCGAACCGGAGACCGGCGACGGCGCGGGCATCCTGATCCAGGTGCCGGATGCGTTCTTCCGCGAGGTCGTCGGCTTCGACCTGCCGGAGGCCGGTCACTACGCCGTGGGCACCGCGTTCCTGCCCACCGGCGAGACCGCCCGCGGCCGCGCGATGAGCGCGATCGAGGGCATCGCCGCCGAGGAGGGCCTGCGGGTCCTGGGCTGGCGCGAGGTCCCGGTGGACCCCGAGCACGTCGGGCCGACCGCGGCCACCACGATGCCGCACTTCGCGCAGCTGTTCCTCACCTCGCACGAGGGCCTGCGCACCGGCCTCGACCTGGAACGGGCCGCCTTCTGCGTGCGCAAGCGGGCCGAGCACCTGCTCGCCGACGAGGACGTGTACTTCCCGAGCCTGTCCGCCCGCACGATCGTCTACAAGGGAATGCTCACCGAGCCGCAGGTGCCGCGGTTCTTCCCCGACCTGACCGACGAGCGGGTGACCAGCGCGATCGGCCTGGTCCATTCCCGCTTCTCCACCAACACCTTCCCGTCGTGGCCACTGGCGCACCCCTACCGGTACGTGGCGCACAACGGCGAGATCAACACGCTGCGCGGCAACCGGAACTGGATGGACGCGCGCGAGTCGATGCTCGCCACCGACCTGATCCCCGGTGACCTCAAGCGGATCTACCCGGTCGTCACCCGCGGCGCGAGCGACTCGGCGTCCTTCGACGAGGTGCTGGAGCTGCTGCACCTGGGCGGCCGCAGCCTGCCGCACGCCGTGCTGATGATGATCCCGGAGGCGTGGGAGAACCACGAGGAGATGGATCCCGCCCGGCGGGCGTTCTACGAGTTCCACTCCACCCTGATGGAGCCGTGGGACGGCCCGGCGCTGGTGTCGTTCACCGACGGCACCCAGATCGGCGCGGTACTCGACCGCAACGGCCTGCGGCCGGCCCGGTACTGGGTCACCGAGGACGGCCTGGTCGTGCTGGCCAGCGAGGTCGGCGTGCTGGAGCTGGACCAGGCGACGATCGTGCAGAAGGGCAGGCTGGAACCGGGCCGCATGTTCCTCGTCGACACCGCGCTGGGCCGCATCGTCGACGACGAGGAGATCAAGGGGCAGCTCGCCGCCGAGCACCCCTACGACGAGTGGGTCCGCCAGGGCCTGGTGCGGCTGGAGGAATTGCCCGAGCGCGAGCGCGAAGTGCCCACGCACGCCTCGCTGGTGCGCCGGCAGCAGGCGTTCGGCTACACCGAGGAGGAGCTCGACACGCTGCTGTCGCCGATGGCAGGCACCGGCGCCGAGCCCATCGGGTCGATGGGCAACGACTCGCCCCTCGCGACCCTGTCGTCCGGCCCGCGCCCGATCTTCGACTACTTCATCCAGCTGTTCGCCCAGGTCACCAACCCGCCGCTGGACGCGATCCGGGAGGAGCTGGTGACATCGCTGGGCACCCAGCTCGGTGCCCAGCCGAACCTGCTGGAGGCCGGCGGCGAATCCTGCCGCCGCGTCGTCCTGCCGTTCCCGGTGCTGGACAACGACGAGCTGGCCAAGCTGGTGCACATCAACGACGACGGCGACCTGCCGGAGTTCGCCGCGGTCACCATCCACGGCCTCTACGACGTGCACGGCGGCGGGGACGCGCTGGTGGCCCGCCTGGAGGAGATCCGGACCGAGGTGTCCAACGCGATCTCCGAGGGCGCCCGGCTGATCGTGCTGTCCGACCGCGGGGTCGACGCCGACCACGCGGCCATCCCGTCGCTGCTGCTCACCGGCGCGGTGCACCACCACCTGGTGCGGCAGAAGACCCGCACCCAGGTGGGCATCATCGCCGAGACCGCCGATGCCCGCGAGGTGCACCACATCGCGCTGTTGCTCGGTTACGGCGCCGCCGCGGTGAACCCGTACCTGGCGATGGCCACGGTCGAGGAACTGGCCCGCGACGGCAAGATCCCCGGCGTCACGCCGCAGCAGGCGACCCGGAACCTGATCAAGGCGCTGGGCAAGGGCGTGCGCAAGACCATGTCGAAGATGGGAGTGTCCACTGTGGCCTCCTACACCGGCGCGCAGATCTTCGAGGCGCTCGGCCTCTCGCAGGACGTCATCGACACCTGCTTCACCGGAACCACCTCCCGGCTGGGCGGCGTCGGCTTCGACGTGCTGCACGAGGAGGTCCGGCAGCGGCACGCCCGCGCGTTCCCGCGGGACGGGTTCCGCGCCGGCCACCGCGAACTGGAGATCGGCTCGGACTACCAGTGGCGGCGCGAGGGCGAGCCGCACCTGTTCAACCCGCACACGGTCTTCAAGCTCCAGCACTCCACCCGCACCGGCCGCTACGAGGTGTTCAAGGAGTACACCAACGCCGTCGACGAACAGTCGAAGAAGCTGTTCACGCTGCGCGGGCTGTTCGAGCTGAAGGAGGGCGTGCGGCCGCCGGTGCCGATCGAGGAGGTCGAGCCGGTCTCGTCGATCGTGAAGCGGTTCGCGACCGGCGCCATCTCCTACGGCTCGATCTCGCAGGAGATGCACGAGACCCTCGCCATCGCGATGAACCGGCTGGGCGGCAAGTCCAACACCGGTGAGGGTGGCGAGGACCCGGAGCGGCTCTACGACCCGGAGCGGCGCAGCGCCGTCAAGCAGGTCGCCAGCGGCCGGTTCGGGGTGACCAGCGAGTACCTGGTCAACGCCGACGACATCCAGATCAAGATGGCGCAGGGCGCCAAGCCCGGCGAGGGCGGCCAGCTGCCCGGCGCGAAGGTGTACCCGTGGATCGCGCGCACCCGGCACTCCACACCCGGTGTGGGGCTGATCTCCCCGCCGCCGCACCACGACATCTACTCGATCGAGGACCTGGCGCAGCTGATCCACGACCTGAAGAACGCCAACCCGGCCGCACGCATCCACGTGAAGCTGGTGTCCGAGGTGGGCGTCGGCACGGTCGCGGCCGGGGTGTCCAAGGCGCACGCCGACGTGGTGCTGATCTCCGGTCACGACGGCGGCACCGGTGCCTCGCCGCTGTCCTCGATCAAGCACGCCGGCGGCCCGTGGGAGCTGGGCCTGGCCGAGACCCAGCAAACGCTGCTGGCCAACCGGCTGCGCGACCGGATCGTGGTGCAGACCGACGGCCAGCTCAAGACCGGCCGCGACGTGGTGATCGCCGCGCTGCTCGGCGCCGAGGAGTTCGGTTTCGCCACCGCGCCGCTGGTGGTGTCCGGCTGCATCATGATGCGGGTCTGCCACCTCGACACCTGCCCGGTGGGCGTGGCGACGCAGAACCCGAAGCTGCGCGAGAAGTTCAGCGGCAAGGCCGAGTACGTGGTGAACTTCTTCGAGTTCATCGCGCAGGAGGTGCGCGAGTACCTGGCGCGGCTGGGCTTCCGGTCGATCGAGGAGGCCGTCGGGCACGCCGAGATGCTCGACACGCGCAAGGCCGTCGACCACTGGAAGGCGCGCGGGCTGGACCTGTCGCCGATCTTCCACGTGCCCGAGCTGGAGCCGCGGGCCGCGCGGCACCAGGTGGTCGCCCAGGACCACGGCCTGGAGAAGGCGCTGGACAACACGCTGATCCAGCTCGCCGAGGGTGCGCTGAGCTCCGGCGACAAGGTGCGCCTGGAACTGCCGGTGCGCAACGTGAACCGGACCGTGGGCACCATGCTCGGGTCGGAGCTGACCAAGCGCTGGGGCGGCGAGGGCCTGCCGGACGACACGATCGACGTGACGTTCACCGGCACCGCCGGCCAGTCGTTCGGCGCGTTCGTGCCCAAGGGCATCACGCTGCGGTTGTTCGGCGACGCCAACGACTACGTCGGCAAGGGCCTGTCCGGCGGACGGATCGTCGTGCGACCACCCAGGGAGGCGAAGCTCGCGTCCGAGCAGAACATCATCGCCGGCAACGTGATCGGCTACGGCGCGACCAGCGGGCAGATCTTCCTGCGCGGCCGGGTCGGCGAGCGGTTCTGCGTGCGCAACTCCGGCGCGCTGGCCGTGGTCGAGGGCGTCGGCGACCACGGTTGCGAGTACATGACCGGCGGCCGCGTCGTCGTGCTCGGCCCGACCGGGCGCAACTTCGCGGCCGGCATGTCCGGCGGGATCGCCTACGTGCTGGACCTGTCGCCGCTGCGGGTCAACCCGGAGATGGTCGACGTCGACCCGCTGGACGACGAGGACGTCGAGTTCCTGCGGGACGCGGTCGAGGCGCACTTCGTGGAAACCGAATCGCCGCTGGCACGGACGCTGCTGGCCGACTGGGAGGCCACGGTCACCCGCTTCGGCAAGGTCATGCCCAAGGACTACAAGCGAGTCCTGGCCGCGCAGGCGGAAGCCGAGCGCGACGGCCGGGACGTGAACGAAGCCATCATGGAGGCCGCACATGGCTGA
- a CDS encoding 2-keto-4-pentenoate hydratase, producing MTEWSIAEAARVLLAAGDAGVARGPITAEWPGLDARTAYAVQDEVLRLRLARGEKLIGLKLGLTSRAQQERMGVDRPVLAWLTDAMVLPAADPLPPLIHPRAEPEIVFVLGERLAGPGVTAAVAMGAVDRVHGGIEVIDSRYQDFRFAAPDTIADNASSGVFRVGPVGVAPSGLDLSLQACLLEVDGAIVDSATGAAVLGHPGEALALAANTLAERGLALEAGWIVLTGGLTDAVPVEAGSRVAAHFTGLGSVTVSG from the coding sequence ATGACCGAGTGGAGCATCGCCGAGGCGGCACGGGTGCTGCTGGCGGCCGGGGACGCCGGCGTCGCGCGCGGGCCGATCACCGCGGAATGGCCGGGGCTGGACGCGCGCACCGCATACGCGGTCCAGGACGAGGTGCTGCGGCTGCGGCTGGCCCGCGGCGAGAAGCTGATCGGGCTCAAACTGGGGTTGACGTCCCGGGCGCAGCAGGAGCGCATGGGCGTGGACCGTCCGGTGCTGGCCTGGCTGACCGACGCCATGGTGCTGCCTGCCGCGGACCCGCTGCCGCCGCTGATCCACCCACGTGCCGAGCCGGAGATCGTGTTCGTGCTGGGTGAACGCCTGGCCGGGCCCGGTGTCACCGCGGCGGTGGCGATGGGCGCGGTGGACCGGGTCCACGGCGGGATCGAGGTCATCGACTCGCGCTACCAGGACTTCCGGTTCGCCGCACCGGACACCATCGCGGACAACGCGTCGTCGGGCGTGTTCCGCGTCGGGCCGGTGGGGGTCGCGCCGTCCGGGCTGGATCTGTCCCTCCAGGCGTGCCTGCTGGAGGTCGACGGGGCCATCGTGGACAGTGCCACCGGCGCGGCGGTGCTCGGCCATCCGGGTGAAGCACTGGCACTGGCGGCGAACACGCTGGCGGAGCGGGGGCTGGCGCTGGAGGCCGGGTGGATCGTGCTGACCGGCGGGCTGACGGATGCGGTGCCCGTCGAGGCGGGCTCGCGCGTCGCGGCGCACTTCACCGGTCTCGGGTCGGTGACGGTGTCGGGCTGA
- a CDS encoding 2-keto-4-pentenoate hydratase — MDATAVREAADLLLRAYAAGKPIAPLIETYPEATVEDAYRIQLDQVRVWTEGGAEIKGHKVGLASAAMQRQMGVDQPDYGHLTGGMFHLEHQPIPAGGFLQPRIEPEIAFVLGRKLSGPGVTVADAVRAVDFVLPALEIVDSRIADWRISIVDTIADNASSGGVVLGSRPTALSSVDLRLAGCTLHANGELAATGAGGAVLGSPLNALVWLANTVGPLGVDLEPGHVVLPGSMTRAIPVRPGDTVVATVAGLGSVTAVFAGGEDA; from the coding sequence ATGGATGCGACAGCGGTGCGCGAGGCGGCCGACCTCCTGCTGCGGGCCTACGCGGCGGGCAAGCCGATCGCGCCCCTGATCGAGACCTACCCGGAGGCGACCGTCGAGGACGCCTACCGGATCCAGCTCGACCAGGTGCGCGTGTGGACCGAGGGCGGCGCGGAGATCAAGGGCCACAAGGTGGGCCTGGCCTCGGCCGCGATGCAGCGGCAGATGGGCGTGGACCAGCCGGACTACGGGCACCTCACCGGCGGCATGTTCCACCTCGAGCACCAGCCGATCCCGGCCGGCGGCTTCCTGCAGCCGCGGATCGAACCCGAGATCGCGTTCGTGCTGGGGCGGAAGCTGTCCGGACCGGGCGTGACGGTGGCCGACGCGGTGCGCGCGGTCGACTTCGTGCTGCCGGCGCTGGAGATCGTCGACTCCCGGATCGCGGACTGGCGCATCTCGATCGTGGACACCATCGCCGACAACGCCTCCTCCGGCGGAGTGGTGCTGGGCAGCAGGCCGACCGCACTGTCGTCGGTGGACCTGCGGCTCGCCGGGTGCACCCTGCACGCCAACGGGGAGCTGGCCGCCACCGGGGCGGGCGGCGCGGTGCTCGGATCGCCGCTGAACGCGCTGGTGTGGCTGGCCAACACGGTCGGCCCGCTGGGCGTCGACCTGGAGCCGGGCCACGTCGTGCTGCCCGGTTCGATGACCCGGGCGATCCCGGTGCGGCCCGGGGACACGGTGGTGGCCACGGTGGCCGGGCTGGGCAGTGTGACCGCGGTGTTCGCGGGCGGGGAGGACGCATGA
- a CDS encoding TetR family transcriptional regulator, producing MGHRENLLTAARGCLLRVGYARTTARDLAAASGANLASINYHFGSKDELLTRALHELNTEWGELLFRALGDGDTHEALWERIIESIRGNRQLWFVNFEGVAYLQHDAKIREMTAQAQQAARTALARAFGGLGPDADPDRVRIVGSHYYSLLVGVALQWLTDPEHAPSAAEIVAADQHTHV from the coding sequence GTGGGACATCGAGAGAATTTGCTGACGGCGGCACGCGGATGCCTCCTTCGCGTCGGCTACGCGCGCACGACGGCACGGGACCTGGCCGCCGCGTCGGGGGCGAACCTGGCGTCGATCAACTACCACTTCGGGTCCAAGGACGAGCTGCTCACGCGCGCGCTGCACGAACTGAACACCGAATGGGGTGAACTGCTCTTCCGCGCCCTCGGCGACGGCGACACCCACGAGGCGCTGTGGGAGCGGATCATCGAGTCGATCCGCGGCAACCGGCAGCTGTGGTTCGTCAACTTCGAGGGGGTCGCCTACCTCCAGCACGACGCGAAGATCCGGGAGATGACCGCGCAGGCGCAGCAGGCGGCCCGCACCGCGCTGGCCAGGGCCTTCGGCGGCCTCGGCCCGGATGCCGACCCGGACCGGGTCCGGATCGTCGGCTCGCACTACTACTCGCTGCTCGTCGGCGTCGCCCTGCAGTGGCTCACCGACCCGGAGCACGCGCCGTCGGCGGCGGAGATCGTCGCGGCCGACCAGCACACGCACGTGTAG
- a CDS encoding ABC transporter ATP-binding protein produces MGTPAVRIRGLRCRFEGEAGPVDALRGVDLDAERGSFLAIMGPSGSGKTTLLHSAAGLRTPTAGSVELNGESLAGLGETKLAELRRRRIGFVFQAFNLLPALTARENVELPLRLDGRRPDPQRTEAMLAGVGLAQRGGHRPDQLSGGQKQRVAVARALITDPEVVFADEPTGALDIRSAREVLSLLRGLADRGQTIIMVTHDPVAASFSDRVLFLADGLIVDRLDRPSAAAVASRMATLVESAERAAMGVS; encoded by the coding sequence ATGGGCACACCAGCCGTGCGCATCAGGGGGCTGCGCTGCAGGTTCGAGGGAGAGGCGGGGCCGGTCGACGCCCTGCGCGGCGTCGATCTCGACGCCGAACGAGGGTCGTTCCTGGCGATCATGGGACCGTCCGGATCGGGCAAGACGACGCTGCTGCACAGCGCGGCCGGGCTGCGCACCCCGACCGCGGGCAGCGTCGAGCTGAACGGCGAGAGCCTGGCCGGGCTCGGCGAGACCAAGCTGGCGGAGTTGCGACGCCGGCGCATCGGGTTCGTGTTCCAGGCGTTCAACCTGCTCCCGGCGCTGACCGCCAGGGAGAACGTGGAGCTGCCGCTGCGGCTGGACGGGCGTCGTCCGGATCCCCAGCGGACCGAGGCGATGCTCGCCGGCGTCGGCCTCGCACAGCGCGGCGGGCACCGCCCGGACCAGCTCTCCGGCGGGCAGAAGCAACGCGTCGCGGTGGCGCGGGCGCTGATCACCGACCCGGAGGTCGTCTTCGCCGACGAGCCCACCGGGGCGCTGGACATCCGCAGCGCCCGCGAGGTCCTCAGCCTGCTGCGCGGGCTCGCCGACCGGGGCCAGACCATCATCATGGTCACCCACGACCCGGTCGCCGCGTCGTTCTCCGACCGGGTGCTGTTCCTGGCTGACGGCCTGATCGTCGACCGCCTGGACCGCCCGTCCGCGGCGGCGGTGGCCAGCCGGATGGCGACGCTGGTCGAGTCCGCCGAGCGCGCCGCGATGGGGGTGAGCTGA
- a CDS encoding FtsX-like permease family protein gives MVGLALRLFRHHRGAAIATGLVALIGMGLVTAMTALLGTGLADTTAAADRPFLTEFPVIMGGWVVAIVLFAMVSTVGVTLSGRTAEIGGLRLIGATPRQVQVMVSAETFAVSAVALLPGLGAGYLLGWIVLSAVRSSGLIDPASVYSPGLGLPLLGVVVVLVATVVAAWIGSRGTAGRSPVESAGPARGKRSGRSPRRIIAVVVLVAGIGSASAVLGLDADNIATTAMTGPATVLTAIGLAVLAPELVGVANRVLRALSALPRGAAGHLAAINLAAAPERVRPAVTFLTLLVGVSAGTLSMQGIENQHSVAGSTAQVLGSINYLVVVLIAVFMAIALTNNLVAALGRRSEEFGAMSLVGSTAGQTRGMLLREIVAATLVSVIAAVVGAVVCVIPFSIVKTGGVAAAFAAGPYLLSVVLGVVIAVGVTTAAGGRVVRAAMVH, from the coding sequence GTGGTGGGTCTCGCACTGCGGCTGTTCCGCCACCACCGGGGCGCGGCCATCGCCACCGGCCTGGTGGCGCTGATCGGGATGGGGCTGGTCACCGCGATGACCGCGCTCCTGGGCACCGGGCTCGCGGACACCACCGCGGCCGCCGACCGGCCGTTCCTCACCGAGTTCCCGGTGATCATGGGCGGCTGGGTGGTGGCGATCGTGCTGTTCGCGATGGTCTCCACGGTCGGCGTGACCCTGAGCGGCCGCACCGCCGAGATCGGCGGGCTGCGGCTGATCGGGGCGACGCCCCGCCAGGTGCAGGTGATGGTCTCGGCCGAGACCTTCGCCGTCTCCGCGGTGGCGTTGCTGCCCGGCCTGGGCGCGGGCTACCTGCTCGGCTGGATCGTGCTGAGCGCGGTGCGGTCCTCCGGGCTGATCGATCCGGCCTCGGTGTATTCGCCGGGGCTCGGGCTGCCCCTGCTCGGCGTCGTGGTCGTGCTGGTCGCGACCGTGGTGGCGGCGTGGATCGGCAGCCGCGGCACCGCCGGGCGCAGTCCGGTCGAGAGCGCGGGCCCGGCGCGGGGCAAGCGGTCCGGCCGGTCTCCCCGGCGGATCATCGCGGTGGTTGTGCTCGTCGCGGGTATCGGTTCGGCGTCGGCGGTGCTCGGCCTGGACGCCGACAACATCGCCACGACCGCGATGACCGGGCCGGCCACGGTGCTCACCGCGATCGGGCTGGCGGTGCTCGCACCGGAGCTCGTCGGAGTGGCGAACCGGGTGCTGCGTGCCCTGTCCGCGTTGCCGCGTGGTGCGGCGGGCCACCTCGCGGCGATCAACCTGGCCGCGGCACCGGAGCGGGTGCGGCCGGCGGTCACGTTCCTGACGCTGCTCGTCGGGGTCTCCGCCGGCACGCTCAGCATGCAGGGCATCGAGAACCAGCACTCGGTCGCGGGCAGCACGGCGCAGGTGCTGGGGTCGATCAACTACCTCGTGGTGGTTCTGATCGCGGTGTTCATGGCCATCGCGCTGACCAACAACCTGGTGGCCGCGCTCGGCCGGCGGAGCGAGGAGTTCGGCGCGATGTCGCTGGTCGGGTCCACGGCGGGGCAGACCCGCGGGATGCTGCTGCGGGAGATCGTCGCGGCGACGCTCGTCAGCGTCATCGCCGCGGTGGTGGGCGCGGTCGTGTGCGTCATCCCGTTCTCGATCGTCAAGACCGGCGGCGTGGCTGCCGCGTTCGCGGCCGGCCCGTACCTGCTCAGCGTCGTGCTCGGTGTGGTGATCGCGGTCGGTGTCACCACCGCCGCCGGTGGCCGCGTGGTGCGCGCGGCCATGGTCCACTGA
- a CDS encoding ABC transporter substrate-binding protein yields the protein MKRRLSLVLAAMLVVAACGTKAGDQGSSGSDASGVKTDLGVTANEITLGVMSDLTGPFKNLSIGITHGNQLWANDFNAAGGVCGRQVRLEVVDHGYKADQAKTLYPQLEPKVLGFVQVVGSPIMAALKQNIKSDKVTTTPASWSSELLDNPYVMIVGTTYDVEMIDGLSYLQEQGMIKDGDTVAHIYIDGEYGANGLRGSQYYAQKHGLNLREVKITSSDNDLTNIVTGLRGEGVKAILLTTTPAQTGSVAAANKALGLNVPVLGNNPTFDPVLLNSPAANALDRLYVVASSVPVAADIPKAKEVLGKYQAAKFPEPPNAGVPYGYAVAEVWGTVLKKACDNKDLTRDGILRALQQTTSADTGNLVAPLDFSKPGAPPTREVYVAQADASSVGGIKYVKPLFEAADAKDYVAPHQK from the coding sequence ATGAAGCGACGGCTTTCCCTGGTCCTCGCGGCGATGCTGGTCGTCGCCGCGTGCGGCACCAAGGCGGGCGATCAGGGATCGTCCGGCTCGGACGCCTCCGGCGTCAAGACCGACCTCGGGGTCACCGCGAACGAGATCACCCTCGGCGTCATGAGCGACCTGACCGGTCCGTTCAAGAACCTCTCCATCGGCATCACGCACGGCAACCAGTTGTGGGCCAACGACTTCAACGCCGCCGGTGGCGTGTGCGGCCGGCAGGTCCGGCTGGAGGTCGTGGACCACGGCTACAAGGCCGACCAGGCGAAGACCCTGTATCCGCAGCTGGAGCCCAAGGTGCTCGGGTTCGTCCAGGTGGTCGGGTCGCCGATCATGGCGGCGCTCAAGCAGAACATCAAGTCCGACAAGGTGACCACCACGCCGGCGTCCTGGTCCTCGGAGCTGCTGGACAACCCGTACGTGATGATCGTCGGCACGACCTACGACGTGGAGATGATCGACGGCCTGTCCTACCTGCAGGAACAGGGGATGATCAAGGACGGCGACACCGTCGCGCACATCTACATCGACGGCGAGTACGGCGCGAACGGCCTGCGCGGGTCGCAGTACTACGCGCAGAAGCACGGCCTGAACCTGCGCGAGGTCAAGATCACCTCGTCGGACAACGACCTGACCAACATCGTCACCGGCCTGCGCGGCGAGGGTGTCAAGGCGATCCTGCTGACCACCACCCCGGCGCAGACCGGTTCGGTGGCCGCGGCGAACAAGGCGCTCGGGCTGAACGTCCCGGTGCTGGGCAACAACCCCACGTTCGACCCGGTGCTGCTGAACAGCCCGGCCGCGAACGCGCTGGACCGGCTGTACGTGGTGGCCAGCAGCGTGCCGGTCGCCGCCGACATCCCGAAGGCGAAGGAGGTGCTCGGGAAGTACCAGGCGGCCAAGTTCCCGGAGCCGCCGAACGCCGGCGTGCCCTACGGCTACGCGGTGGCCGAGGTGTGGGGCACGGTGCTGAAGAAGGCCTGCGACAACAAGGACCTGACCCGCGACGGCATCCTGCGGGCGTTGCAGCAGACCACTTCGGCAGACACCGGCAACCTGGTGGCCCCCCTGGACTTCTCCAAGCCGGGCGCACCGCCGACCCGCGAGGTCTACGTCGCGCAGGCGGACGCGAGTTCGGTGGGCGGCATCAAGTACGTGAAGCCGCTGTTCGAAGCCGCGGACGCCAAGGACTACGTGGCGCCGCACCAGAAGTGA